The Chryseobacterium nakagawai genome has a segment encoding these proteins:
- the dinB gene encoding DNA polymerase IV produces the protein MERAIVHMDLDTFFVSCERLKNSELEKKPVIIGGGDRGVVASCSYETRFFGVRSAMPIKMALRLCPEAKVIKGDMEMYSNMSHMVTEIIQEKVPVLEKASIDEFYLDLSGMDQFFGCYKWTYEIAESVQKNTGLPISFALSTNKTVSKIGTGESKPTGRFEVKQPEIQSFLNPLSVKKIPMVGDVTFQLLSRLGIRTIQTLSEMPVDVLQQLIGKSGNELWKKAHGIDENPVVPYSERKSISTEDTFAQDSIDIQGIQSILSGMVEKLCYQLRAEKWLVSVVVVKLRYSNFDTETKQCRIPYTSADHTLLRYVLELFKKVYTRRMRIRLIGVKFTRLVHGCHQMDLFEDTEELISLYQTMDKIKNRFGTSSVGRASGLLK, from the coding sequence ATGGAAAGAGCAATTGTTCATATGGATTTGGATACGTTCTTTGTTTCCTGTGAAAGGCTGAAAAACTCTGAATTGGAGAAAAAGCCTGTGATCATCGGAGGTGGAGACCGTGGTGTAGTGGCGTCCTGCTCTTATGAAACCCGTTTTTTCGGAGTAAGGAGTGCAATGCCGATTAAAATGGCTTTACGGTTATGTCCCGAAGCTAAAGTGATTAAAGGAGATATGGAAATGTATTCCAACATGTCTCATATGGTAACGGAGATTATTCAGGAAAAAGTACCTGTTCTCGAAAAGGCAAGCATCGATGAGTTTTATCTTGATCTTTCCGGAATGGATCAGTTTTTCGGATGCTATAAGTGGACATATGAAATCGCAGAAAGCGTGCAGAAAAATACAGGTTTACCGATAAGTTTTGCGTTGTCTACCAATAAAACCGTATCAAAAATCGGAACCGGAGAATCAAAGCCAACCGGAAGGTTTGAAGTAAAACAGCCTGAAATTCAATCATTCTTGAACCCACTTTCGGTAAAGAAGATTCCTATGGTCGGCGATGTAACCTTTCAGTTACTGTCAAGGCTGGGCATCAGAACCATACAGACCCTTTCAGAAATGCCTGTTGATGTGCTTCAGCAGTTGATTGGTAAAAGCGGAAATGAACTCTGGAAAAAAGCACACGGAATTGATGAAAATCCTGTGGTTCCTTATTCGGAAAGAAAATCTATTTCTACAGAAGATACTTTTGCCCAGGATAGCATCGATATTCAGGGGATTCAAAGTATACTCTCAGGAATGGTTGAAAAACTCTGTTATCAGCTCCGGGCAGAGAAATGGCTGGTATCGGTAGTGGTAGTAAAACTCCGGTATTCCAATTTTGATACGGAAACCAAACAATGCCGAATTCCTTACACCTCAGCTGACCATACCCTGCTCAGGTATGTTTTAGAACTTTTTAAAAAAGTATATACCAGACGTATGAGAATCAGGTTAATTGGAGTAAAGTTTACCAGACTGGTTCACGGATGCCATCAAATGGATCTCTTTGAAGATACGGAAGAGTTGATATCACTGTATCAGACAATGGATAAAATCAAGAACAGGTTTGGAACTTCAAGTGTAGGAAGAGCCTCAGGTTTATTAAAATAA
- a CDS encoding XRE family transcriptional regulator has protein sequence MSKFSDNIVFLRGKKNMTQQELADLLILTRSRYVAYEYGRTEPPIEILLRISKFYNISIDLLLTVDVRKFSIDELMELPENRIVLPIRVDQDGNNQIEIIPQKASMGYLNGYGDPEYIESLETISLPFLKGGKFRAFPADGDSMPPYKNGTYIVGKYVENLSDLKTDKTYVFITTNDGISYKRFQFHEADGIWVKADNQFYEPYKIPLPEIKEIWEFACSINTKEYEPDEFSEHHIQNFITEIKTDIKQIKEKMGDKN, from the coding sequence ATGTCAAAATTCTCTGATAACATCGTGTTTTTGAGAGGAAAGAAAAATATGACCCAGCAAGAGCTGGCAGATCTATTAATTCTTACCCGATCCAGATATGTCGCCTATGAATATGGCAGAACAGAACCTCCTATTGAAATATTGCTTAGAATTTCAAAATTCTATAACATTAGCATTGATTTATTGTTGACTGTAGATGTCAGAAAATTTTCTATCGATGAACTCATGGAGCTTCCTGAGAACAGGATTGTTCTGCCTATCAGGGTTGATCAGGATGGAAACAATCAGATTGAGATTATTCCCCAAAAAGCTTCAATGGGCTACCTGAATGGCTATGGAGATCCGGAATACATAGAAAGTCTGGAGACCATTTCATTACCTTTTTTAAAAGGGGGTAAGTTCAGGGCATTTCCAGCTGACGGAGATTCAATGCCCCCCTATAAGAACGGAACCTATATCGTGGGAAAATATGTAGAAAATCTTTCGGATTTGAAAACGGACAAAACGTATGTTTTCATTACCACCAATGATGGTATCAGTTATAAAAGGTTTCAGTTTCATGAAGCAGATGGTATATGGGTGAAGGCTGACAATCAATTTTATGAGCCTTATAAAATTCCATTGCCTGAAATTAAAGAGATCTGGGAATTTGCCTGTAGTATTAACACCAAAGAATATGAACCTGATGAATTTTCAGAACATCATATTCAAAATTTTATCACAGAAATTAAAACCGATATCAAACAGATCAAAGAAAAAATGGGAGATAAGAATTGA
- a CDS encoding alpha-ketoglutarate-dependent dioxygenase AlkB family protein, which yields MSQLSLFDAEELYEFPKDLLEYKENFLNREEADLLKNKLLETAPWEQRTQKMYDKMVLTPRLTAWYGDSKYSDSEEDKKPTNPWTPELLSLKNRIEKEFGCKFNGVLLNLYRDHNDSVAWHQDKESRYGKRPVIASISLGQTRNFDFRKKDHHQSKYSLPLPHGSLLIMKGDLQESWEHRIAKSTVPMKERINLTFRLILPNL from the coding sequence ATGAGTCAGCTTAGTTTATTTGACGCAGAAGAATTGTATGAGTTTCCAAAAGATCTTTTGGAATACAAGGAAAACTTCCTGAATAGGGAAGAAGCTGACTTGCTTAAAAACAAATTATTGGAAACCGCTCCATGGGAACAGCGTACTCAAAAAATGTACGATAAGATGGTGCTTACTCCACGATTAACAGCTTGGTATGGCGATTCAAAATATAGTGATTCAGAAGAAGATAAAAAGCCAACGAACCCATGGACTCCTGAATTACTTTCTTTAAAAAATAGAATTGAAAAGGAGTTTGGCTGTAAGTTCAATGGTGTTTTATTAAACCTGTATCGTGACCATAATGACTCCGTTGCCTGGCATCAGGATAAAGAAAGCCGATATGGTAAACGTCCGGTTATCGCATCCATAAGTCTTGGACAAACCAGAAACTTTGATTTCAGAAAAAAAGACCATCACCAAAGCAAATACAGTTTACCACTCCCTCATGGTTCCTTACTTATTATGAAAGGTGATCTTCAGGAAAGTTGGGAGCATCGGATCGCTAAGTCTACTGTTCCAATGAAAGAAAGAATTAATCTCACATTTCGTTTAATATTACCCAATCTGTAA
- a CDS encoding helix-turn-helix domain-containing protein encodes MNIERTEFIAWMEKIMERFDLLKEQMLKNQSRFIEVDGEQLLDNQDVLQLLKISSRSLQRYRTDKKLPYYTISGKLYYKLSDVHQLIRECLSS; translated from the coding sequence ATGAATATTGAAAGAACAGAATTTATAGCCTGGATGGAGAAAATCATGGAAAGATTTGACCTACTGAAAGAGCAAATGCTTAAGAACCAATCCAGATTTATAGAAGTAGATGGAGAGCAGCTTCTGGATAACCAGGATGTTTTACAGCTTTTAAAGATAAGTTCCCGATCATTACAGCGGTACCGGACTGATAAAAAGCTGCCTTATTATACCATCAGCGGAAAGCTGTACTATAAGCTTTCGGATGTCCATCAACTGATCAGAGAATGTTTAAGCTCTTGA
- a CDS encoding DUF4099 domain-containing protein, with protein sequence MENELINHQEPSELKPSTDTLLVLNIHTNQVELVKGIDKEGNLQKVPPKEKKDNEQLIMVDKHGDIFSNFFSNFYRQLKNPTHFNFFKVSEYDAVNTAKDLQKYVDQASPEEKEKLKDYEILPQHNNNPKNQNTMDNNTDNQEYRFQPEQIDWKTMEKFGLNQEKLEKMNAMDALLRGFKTNTLIPITINLGTAVSKMDVRLSLQTGDTGQVAVHLHGIRKEPSLNNKFLGHQSVMKIKRTLEKPGIWAG encoded by the coding sequence ATGGAAAATGAATTGATAAACCATCAGGAACCTAGTGAACTCAAACCATCAACAGACACACTGCTTGTCCTGAACATTCATACCAATCAGGTTGAGCTGGTCAAAGGTATAGATAAAGAAGGAAATCTTCAAAAGGTTCCTCCAAAAGAAAAAAAGGATAATGAACAGCTGATCATGGTAGATAAACATGGCGATATTTTCTCCAACTTCTTTTCTAATTTCTACCGACAGCTTAAAAATCCCACGCATTTCAACTTTTTTAAAGTTTCAGAATATGATGCTGTTAATACCGCTAAGGATCTTCAGAAGTATGTTGATCAGGCATCTCCTGAAGAAAAAGAAAAGCTGAAGGACTACGAAATTTTACCTCAACATAACAACAATCCAAAAAATCAAAATACAATGGACAACAACACAGACAATCAGGAGTACCGTTTTCAGCCGGAACAGATCGACTGGAAAACGATGGAAAAGTTTGGACTTAATCAGGAGAAGCTTGAAAAAATGAATGCCATGGATGCATTACTTAGGGGATTTAAAACCAATACACTAATTCCCATCACTATTAATCTGGGAACGGCGGTCAGTAAGATGGATGTCCGGTTATCCCTTCAGACAGGGGATACAGGGCAGGTTGCCGTTCATCTGCATGGAATCCGAAAAGAGCCCAGTCTCAATAATAAATTCTTAGGCCATCAGTCAGTGATGAAGATAAAAAGAACCTTAGAGAAACCGGGAATATGGGCAGGGTAG
- a CDS encoding DUF3945 domain-containing protein — MGRVVDLVNPKTDEIIPSVISRDRLTNELVAYRAEYMKIPDEIKGVRLGEHQKQTLLEGGPLYLEGMTSKKGELFNATVQFNADKRYVEFLFNNNQNQQQSQYHHNQQQTQSTDKEAPKIFRGKELDDSQYEKFKAGQTVYVDGLTDAKGKTYQGYITFNRETSKTDFSFNHPNKFKEEAKPTEDHKTQTAVNTQGKTNEATKNVNEPLESKQQQPANKQQEDQQKKVRKPRGQKL, encoded by the coding sequence ATGGGCAGGGTAGTAGATCTTGTCAATCCTAAAACAGATGAAATCATTCCATCAGTGATCAGCCGTGATCGTTTAACCAATGAATTGGTAGCCTATCGGGCGGAGTACATGAAAATCCCTGATGAAATCAAAGGAGTTAGGCTTGGTGAACATCAGAAACAAACCCTACTGGAAGGAGGACCATTGTATCTTGAAGGGATGACTTCTAAAAAAGGAGAATTGTTCAATGCCACCGTACAGTTCAATGCGGATAAGCGGTATGTGGAATTTCTGTTCAATAATAATCAGAATCAACAACAAAGTCAATATCATCATAACCAACAGCAAACTCAATCTACGGATAAAGAAGCACCCAAAATATTCAGAGGAAAAGAACTGGACGATTCACAGTATGAAAAGTTCAAAGCCGGGCAAACCGTTTACGTTGATGGTCTTACCGATGCTAAAGGTAAAACCTATCAAGGTTATATTACCTTCAACAGGGAAACTTCCAAAACCGATTTCTCCTTCAATCATCCTAATAAGTTCAAAGAAGAGGCAAAGCCTACAGAAGATCATAAAACCCAAACTGCGGTTAATACGCAGGGTAAAACCAATGAAGCTACAAAAAATGTGAATGAGCCTTTAGAATCAAAACAGCAGCAGCCTGCCAATAAACAGCAGGAAGATCAGCAAAAAAAGGTTAGAAAACCAAGAGGGCAAAAACTATAA
- a CDS encoding type IA DNA topoisomerase — MKAIIAEKPSVAKEIAQLLGAHEKKDGYLSGNGYCVTWALGHLIALGMPEDYGIRGFNKASLPIFPNPFILTSKKLKKPNGYEPDPSALKQLNTIQQVINQCSSIIVATDAGREGELIFRYIYHYLQCNKPFERLWISSLTEKAIQEGFSKLQPGDAFDGLYQAAKARSEADWLVGINATQALTIAGNQDVYSLGRVQTPTLALICQRFFQHQNFTKQKYFQIQLSHRKEYTDFTSLSLLQWEEKKQAEQIQKSIEREGRAVVEDVSVKTEQEQSPLLFDLTELQKEANRKLGLSADEVLQTAQSLYEKQFITYPRTGSKYIPEDVWTDIPELVRILNQTEPFKAAITHLKFGNFNKRIVNDLKVTDHHGLLITTKIPSALSATEKVIYEMIAYRLLESLSHTCTKQVTQIQIKVHHYEFQINGSKILNQGWRAIKGILSDNENYINKNEVLTELPEFKIGDELKISKTDLLEKTTQPPKLYTEADLLSAMENAGRSIENKEEQKALSNIGTGTPATRASIIETLLSRNYIIRKSKTLHPTDKGLQVYHLVKDKKIANVQMTAEWEIAMDRIEKGELNKTQFINEIQAYTVEITNELLSLHIPQENIPQLKCPKCQQYNLIIKDKIIKCPDEKCNWILFRTICGVQLSIKDLTLLLTQNKTSLIKNMKSKNGKKFDAYLSFDDKVNLIFKFC, encoded by the coding sequence ATGAAAGCAATCATCGCAGAAAAACCGAGTGTCGCAAAAGAAATCGCACAATTGTTAGGAGCCCATGAAAAGAAAGATGGTTATCTATCCGGTAACGGCTATTGTGTTACCTGGGCATTAGGACATCTGATCGCATTAGGAATGCCGGAGGATTATGGTATAAGAGGCTTTAACAAAGCCTCTTTGCCTATCTTTCCGAACCCTTTTATTCTGACTTCCAAAAAACTAAAGAAACCCAACGGCTATGAGCCTGATCCTTCTGCTTTAAAACAGCTCAACACCATACAACAAGTCATCAATCAATGCAGCAGTATTATTGTCGCAACAGATGCAGGAAGGGAAGGAGAGTTGATCTTCCGCTATATCTATCACTACCTACAATGCAATAAACCTTTTGAAAGACTCTGGATCAGTTCCCTTACCGAAAAAGCAATACAGGAAGGCTTTAGCAAGCTTCAGCCAGGCGATGCCTTTGACGGTTTGTATCAAGCTGCTAAAGCCAGAAGTGAAGCGGACTGGCTGGTAGGAATCAATGCTACTCAGGCATTAACCATCGCAGGGAACCAAGATGTTTATTCATTAGGCAGAGTGCAGACGCCAACCCTGGCTTTAATCTGTCAACGGTTTTTTCAGCATCAAAACTTCACCAAGCAAAAATACTTTCAGATTCAGCTGAGCCATAGAAAAGAATATACAGACTTCACCAGCCTTTCACTATTACAGTGGGAAGAAAAAAAGCAGGCAGAACAAATCCAAAAATCCATAGAGCGGGAGGGAAGAGCTGTTGTGGAAGATGTATCTGTTAAAACAGAGCAGGAGCAATCTCCATTACTTTTCGACCTTACTGAGCTCCAGAAAGAAGCCAACAGAAAACTGGGGCTTTCTGCTGATGAGGTTTTACAAACAGCCCAAAGCCTCTATGAGAAACAGTTCATCACTTACCCCAGAACCGGCAGTAAGTATATTCCTGAAGATGTATGGACTGATATTCCTGAGCTTGTCAGAATACTGAATCAGACCGAACCCTTCAAAGCAGCCATAACCCATCTAAAATTTGGAAACTTCAACAAGCGGATCGTTAATGATCTAAAAGTTACCGACCATCACGGATTACTCATAACCACCAAAATACCTTCTGCACTTAGCGCTACGGAAAAAGTCATTTACGAGATGATTGCTTACCGTTTATTGGAATCCCTATCCCACACCTGTACAAAGCAAGTCACCCAAATCCAGATAAAAGTCCATCATTATGAATTCCAGATCAATGGCTCAAAAATACTCAATCAAGGCTGGCGAGCCATCAAAGGAATTCTATCTGACAATGAAAATTACATTAATAAAAATGAAGTCCTTACTGAACTTCCGGAATTCAAAATCGGAGATGAATTGAAGATCTCAAAAACCGACTTACTTGAAAAAACAACCCAACCTCCCAAGCTTTATACAGAAGCGGATCTTTTATCAGCGATGGAAAATGCAGGCCGATCTATTGAAAACAAAGAAGAACAGAAAGCCCTCTCCAATATCGGCACCGGAACCCCGGCTACCAGAGCTTCCATTATTGAAACCCTGCTCAGCAGAAACTATATCATTAGGAAAAGCAAAACGCTGCACCCCACCGATAAAGGCTTGCAGGTTTACCACCTTGTCAAAGACAAAAAAATAGCCAATGTCCAAATGACCGCAGAATGGGAAATAGCAATGGATAGAATTGAAAAAGGTGAACTCAATAAAACTCAATTTATAAACGAAATCCAAGCCTACACAGTAGAAATCACCAACGAACTCTTATCACTTCATATTCCCCAAGAAAATATTCCCCAACTAAAATGTCCCAAATGCCAACAATATAATCTTATTATCAAGGATAAAATCATAAAATGTCCTGATGAAAAATGTAATTGGATTCTCTTTAGAACTATATGCGGAGTACAACTCAGTATTAAAGATCTTACGTTACTATTAACTCAAAACAAAACATCCTTAATCAAAAACATGAAAAGCAAAAACGGTAAAAAGTTTGATGCTTATTTAAGTTTTGATGATAAAGTAAATTTGATTTTTAAATTTTGTTAG
- a CDS encoding DUF4236 domain-containing protein, whose amino-acid sequence MAWSYRKRIKIIPGVHLNFSKRGISTSIGVKGMSVNLSSSGTRLNTNFLGFSNSYRLSGSSSSRTSLQSYPDPQPFYTELSDNIFSADIHEITSQNMAGIKESILMAQQQKAELKTDLKKIKKALTFTKTKKVASYIFIYGLVNKNIVQQINEDIKAQKEALKETKIIIDNSAVNIDIQFDDPSERKYEQLQHSFKNLTTAHKIWDITGAHFQDRVAARSSASTLVNRKDARIGFKSLPIITSNYEALYFQNVNGADLYFYPTFILMYKNDQNFAIIGFDELNFTFSSVSFTETSSVPRDSKVIRKTWAKVNKNGTPDKRFKSNYQIPVVQYGRLRFSSGTGINEEYQISNFEFAQDFANSFKEYKSLCKELT is encoded by the coding sequence ATGGCTTGGTCATACAGAAAGAGAATCAAAATAATCCCCGGTGTACATTTGAATTTCAGCAAAAGAGGAATTTCAACGAGTATTGGGGTTAAAGGTATGAGTGTAAATTTGAGTTCGTCAGGCACGAGACTTAATACCAATTTTTTAGGTTTTTCAAACTCATACAGGCTTTCCGGTTCTTCATCATCAAGGACTTCCTTGCAATCTTATCCTGATCCACAACCTTTTTACACTGAGTTATCAGATAACATTTTTAGTGCCGATATTCACGAGATAACATCTCAAAATATGGCAGGTATCAAAGAATCTATCTTAATGGCTCAACAGCAAAAAGCGGAATTGAAGACGGATCTGAAGAAAATAAAAAAAGCGTTAACCTTTACCAAGACCAAGAAAGTTGCAAGTTATATCTTTATATATGGGTTGGTAAACAAAAATATTGTACAACAGATAAATGAGGATATTAAAGCACAAAAAGAAGCGTTGAAGGAAACCAAGATTATAATTGATAACTCGGCTGTTAATATAGACATACAGTTCGATGATCCCTCTGAGAGAAAGTATGAACAATTACAGCATTCTTTTAAAAATCTAACCACAGCGCATAAAATATGGGATATTACCGGAGCGCACTTTCAGGATCGTGTGGCTGCCCGGTCTAGCGCCAGCACATTGGTCAACAGAAAAGATGCAAGAATTGGTTTTAAATCACTTCCCATCATCACATCAAACTATGAAGCCCTATATTTTCAAAATGTGAACGGAGCGGATTTATATTTTTATCCAACGTTTATACTGATGTATAAAAATGATCAGAACTTTGCCATTATTGGGTTTGATGAACTTAATTTTACATTTTCTTCTGTAAGTTTTACCGAAACCAGCAGTGTTCCTCGTGATTCAAAAGTTATTAGAAAAACATGGGCGAAAGTCAATAAAAACGGAACTCCCGACAAAAGATTCAAGAGCAATTATCAGATACCTGTTGTTCAGTATGGAAGGCTGAGGTTTTCATCAGGCACTGGTATTAATGAGGAATATCAAATAAGTAATTTTGAATTCGCCCAAGATTTTGCAAATTCATTTAAAGAGTATAAAAGTTTGTGCAAGGAATTAACTTAA
- a CDS encoding AAA domain-containing protein, with protein sequence MQKPAPNTFRKEAIYIDGKDKTDEIESYSFEGNKCVVVYKSSGKAYSYPQHRIKMVRSAIQSERAGNIFSYLKAIAESVGLKTEEGNNILANSYGSIRFIPETSILYNYLDGKEPGKNYHASTIDIFPFGFNLSQKTGVDNAFSNPLSVIEGPPGTGKTQTILNIIANAVMNNQSVAVVSSNNSATKNVFEKLESNGVSFIAALLGSSQNKKEFIDAQTEIPDLSDFRLEEEQEQSLIQSTPLLFAELAEKLELKNELALLALEIEKLKTEQQHFTDDVALATEVRFKKNVSSDQLLSLWVTLEDYEKTGKKFYWWRKLIFPFLYGVRDKIFYTLSYEEMIRIVQSKYYGVKISELDLRKYELQNTLQHFSFHDKMKEYTEGSMQLFKNKLYQKYKGEKRSEYTEWDLRFKSEEFIKDYPVIMSTTYSLRRSLAENVVYDYVIVDESSQVDLATGVLALSCAKQAVIVGDLKQLPNVVDSETAENTDQIFKNYDIPEPYRYSNHSLLSSITEVFPEVPKTLLKEHYRCHPKIIDFCNRKFYNDQLIILSEGQTEREPLLVYKTTEGNHARHRENQRQIDVIIQEIIPQQKLESVNLGIVTPYRNQTLALQRTFQGTGIKADTVDKFQGRENDVIILSTVDNEISEFTDNPNRLNVAISRAKDQLILLVNGNESDNDTNISDLIRYIDYNNFSTIKSEVHSIFDYLYKGYEEKRKALLSDQKKKSVFDSENLMYLLIKEVLSDDQFSKYGVILHHPLRNLLLDFSKLTAEEERYARHHATHLDFLIYNKLGKNPVLAIEVDGYEYHKIESRQAERDRMKNEILEKYKIPLVRFSTTGSGEKESLINKLNEILKNNS encoded by the coding sequence ATGCAAAAACCCGCTCCAAATACCTTTAGAAAAGAAGCAATCTACATTGATGGTAAAGACAAAACTGATGAGATAGAATCTTATTCTTTTGAAGGCAATAAATGTGTAGTGGTGTATAAAAGTAGTGGTAAAGCCTATTCTTATCCTCAACATAGAATTAAGATGGTGAGATCTGCTATTCAAAGTGAGAGAGCAGGAAATATTTTTTCTTATCTAAAGGCAATTGCAGAAAGTGTTGGTTTGAAGACAGAAGAAGGCAATAATATTCTTGCCAATAGCTATGGAAGTATCCGTTTTATTCCTGAGACTTCTATTCTTTATAATTATCTTGACGGAAAAGAACCCGGTAAGAATTACCACGCCTCTACTATTGACATCTTTCCTTTTGGATTTAATCTGAGCCAGAAAACTGGAGTTGACAATGCATTTTCAAATCCGTTAAGTGTCATTGAAGGTCCTCCGGGAACAGGAAAGACCCAGACTATTCTTAATATTATTGCCAATGCGGTGATGAATAATCAGAGTGTGGCTGTTGTTTCAAGCAATAATTCGGCGACAAAAAATGTTTTTGAGAAACTTGAGAGCAATGGAGTTTCTTTTATAGCGGCATTGCTAGGAAGCAGCCAGAATAAAAAAGAGTTTATCGATGCCCAGACTGAAATCCCTGATCTGTCAGATTTTAGATTAGAGGAAGAACAGGAGCAATCTCTTATTCAATCTACTCCACTTCTTTTTGCTGAACTTGCAGAAAAGTTGGAATTAAAGAATGAACTGGCCTTGCTTGCGTTGGAAATCGAAAAGCTCAAAACAGAGCAGCAACATTTTACAGATGATGTCGCATTGGCAACTGAAGTCCGTTTTAAAAAGAATGTCAGTTCAGATCAGCTGCTTTCTTTGTGGGTTACCTTGGAAGACTATGAGAAAACAGGCAAAAAATTTTATTGGTGGCGCAAATTGATATTTCCTTTTCTGTATGGGGTAAGAGATAAGATTTTTTATACCTTATCGTATGAAGAAATGATCAGGATCGTTCAGTCAAAATACTATGGGGTAAAAATTTCAGAGCTTGACTTAAGAAAGTACGAGCTGCAAAATACGTTACAGCATTTTTCCTTCCATGATAAAATGAAAGAATATACGGAAGGATCGATGCAGCTATTTAAAAACAAACTCTACCAAAAATATAAAGGAGAAAAACGTTCAGAATACACCGAATGGGATCTTCGTTTTAAATCAGAAGAATTTATTAAAGATTATCCTGTCATTATGAGTACGACGTACTCACTAAGAAGAAGCCTTGCTGAAAATGTAGTCTACGACTATGTCATTGTTGATGAATCTTCACAGGTGGATTTGGCTACAGGTGTACTCGCATTATCCTGCGCAAAACAGGCCGTTATTGTAGGAGATTTAAAGCAGCTTCCAAATGTAGTGGATTCTGAAACAGCAGAAAATACAGATCAGATCTTTAAGAACTATGATATTCCGGAACCTTATCGGTATTCCAATCACAGCCTGCTTTCTTCCATTACGGAAGTATTTCCGGAAGTGCCTAAAACCCTGTTAAAAGAACATTACCGCTGCCATCCTAAAATTATTGATTTTTGTAACCGTAAATTTTATAACGATCAGTTGATCATCCTTTCGGAAGGACAGACGGAAAGAGAACCTTTATTAGTCTATAAAACAACTGAAGGTAACCATGCCCGGCATAGAGAGAATCAGCGGCAGATTGATGTGATTATTCAGGAAATTATTCCACAGCAAAAGTTGGAAAGTGTGAATCTGGGAATTGTAACGCCTTATCGAAATCAGACTTTAGCTTTACAAAGAACCTTTCAGGGAACAGGTATCAAAGCCGATACGGTGGATAAGTTTCAGGGAAGAGAAAATGATGTAATCATTCTCTCCACCGTAGATAATGAAATCTCTGAATTTACCGACAACCCGAACCGACTGAATGTAGCCATTTCCAGAGCCAAAGATCAGCTGATTCTATTGGTAAACGGAAATGAAAGTGACAATGACACGAATATCTCAGATCTCATTCGCTACATTGATTACAATAATTTCAGCACGATCAAGAGTGAAGTACATTCTATTTTTGATTACCTGTACAAAGGCTATGAAGAAAAAAGAAAAGCCCTTTTATCGGATCAAAAAAAGAAATCTGTTTTCGACAGTGAGAATCTTATGTACCTTTTAATTAAGGAAGTTTTATCAGATGATCAGTTCTCAAAATATGGAGTTATTCTGCATCATCCCTTAAGAAATTTACTGTTAGATTTTTCCAAATTAACTGCTGAAGAAGAACGATACGCCAGACATCATGCTACACACCTTGATTTTCTGATCTATAATAAGCTGGGGAAAAATCCTGTATTGGCTATTGAAGTTGATGGGTATGAATACCATAAAATAGAAAGCCGACAAGCCGAAAGAGATCGTATGAAGAATGAAATCTTGGAGAAGTATAAAATTCCTTTGGTAAGGTTTTCGACGACGGGAAGTGGTGAGAAAGAGAGTTTGATTAACAAACTAAATGAAATATTGAAGAATAATTCCTGA
- a CDS encoding Mov34/MPN/PAD-1 family protein yields MNFKFENIKITIDQSLLDIFNEYIQDDHKKNEAGGILTGLIYKDMVEICNCSIPSSHDKRSRYNFVRSKITAQEFLINRFNVSDGREIYLGEWHTHPEQYPTPSYCDIVSFKKTIKTNKFYSELFFMIIVGTKGYYLAIYNKKGKVCYERKIPLE; encoded by the coding sequence ATGAATTTTAAATTTGAAAATATTAAAATCACTATAGATCAGAGCTTACTGGATATATTTAATGAATATATCCAAGATGATCATAAAAAAAATGAAGCTGGGGGAATATTGACAGGGTTAATTTATAAGGATATGGTGGAAATATGTAATTGTTCCATACCAAGTTCACATGATAAACGTAGCAGATATAATTTTGTCAGGTCAAAAATTACTGCACAGGAATTTCTTATTAATCGGTTTAATGTAAGCGATGGGCGAGAAATCTACTTAGGAGAATGGCACACTCATCCAGAGCAATATCCTACCCCATCTTATTGTGACATTGTGAGCTTTAAAAAAACAATTAAAACCAATAAATTTTATTCCGAATTATTTTTCATGATTATAGTCGGGACAAAAGGCTATTATTTAGCTATATATAACAAAAAAGGAAAAGTTTGTTATGAAAGAAAAATACCATTAGAATAA